One window of the Salvia splendens isolate huo1 chromosome 1, SspV2, whole genome shotgun sequence genome contains the following:
- the LOC121811398 gene encoding uncharacterized protein LOC121811398, with protein MAKSKKLERRSDSQHHLVSLRKLSSRCTKVCGDTHNGKKASEKKEWEDAECSVCLEFPHNAVLVLCSSYDKGCRPYMCATSQHYSNCLEQYTKVAPNHTSKSWQPSSAAAASELSGILCPLCRGQVKGWTVVEPARRHLNAKKRACVQEGCSFVGRYKELRKHVKLAHPLARPQEVDPLHAEKWKKLENERNISDVISTIRSTMPGAIVIGDYVIERDRHGYRDYDDEDNLDNDDDGLDELTFSAGERWDSGARAAAPDRRHRPGQRARLLAQRLTGRLRGQGR; from the coding sequence ATGGCCAAATCGAAGAAGCTGGAGAGGAGATCAGATTCCCAGCACCATCTAGTAAGCCTGCGTAAGCTATCATCTAGGTGCACGAAGGTCTGTGGAGACACCCACAATGGGAAGAAAGCTTCCGAAAAGAAGGAATGGGAAGATGCAGAATGCTCGGTCTGCTTGGAGTTTCCTCACAACGCTGTTCTCGTGCTCTGTTCCTCGTACGATAAGGGCTGCCGTCCTTACATGTGCGCTACTAGCCAGCACTACTCCAATTGTCTCGAGCAGTACACGAAGGTTGCCCCCAACCACACCTCCAAATCATGGCAaccatcatcagcagcagctgCCTCTGAACTATCTGGGATATTGTGCCCTCTTTGTCGGGGCCAGGTGAAGGGCTGGACAGTGGTGGAGCCTGCACGTAGACATCTCAACGCAAAGAAGAGGGCCTGTGTGCAGGAGGGCTGCTCGTTCGTGGGCCGCTACAAAGAGCTCAGGAAACATGTCAAGTTAGCACACCCTCTGGCCCGCCCCCAGGAGGTGGACCCTTTGCACGCTGAGAAATGGAAAAAGCTCGAGAATGAGAGGAACATAAGCGACGTGATTAGCACGATCAGATCCACCATGCCCGGGGCGATTGTCATTGGTGATTACGTGATAGAAAGGGACCGTCACGGCTACAGGGATTATGACGATGAGGATAATTTGGACAATGACGATGATGGTTTGGATGAGTTGACGTTCAGTGCCGGCGAGCGCTGGGATAGCGGAGCTCGAGCTGCGGCTCCGGACAGGCGCCATCGTCCGGGGCAACGGGCGAGATTATTGGCACAGCGTTTGACCGGGAGGCTCAGAGGGCAAGGCCGGTAA